In Periplaneta americana isolate PAMFEO1 chromosome 3, P.americana_PAMFEO1_priV1, whole genome shotgun sequence, the following are encoded in one genomic region:
- the Fen1 gene encoding flap endonuclease 1 yields the protein MGILGLSKLIADIAPTAVKESEIKHYFGRKVAIDASMSLYQFLIAVRNEGAQLTSADGETTSHLMGTFYRTIRLVENGIKPVYVFDGKPPEMKSGELSKRAERREEAQKALEKAEEAGDVEQVDKFNRRLVKVTKHHADECKQLLTLMGIPYIEAPCEAEAQCAAMVKAGKVFATATEDMDALTFGSSVLLRHMTFSEARKMPIQEFHLNKVLEGLELSQNEFIDLCILLGCDYCDSIKGIGPKRAIDLIKQHRDLETILKNLDKKKYSVADDWMYKEARQLFIEPEVTDPEKVELKWSDPDEEGLVKYLCGDKAFNEDRVRNGSKKLAKARSGTTQGRLDTFFKVLPNTNNAASKRKVEDKKAANKKAKTGGGGGKFRKPK from the exons ATGGGTATTTTGGGACTTTCTAAGCTAATTGCAGACATTGCACCTACAGCAGTGAAAGAAAGcgaaataaaacactattttg GTCGAAAAGTAGCAATTGATGCTTCTATGAGTTTATATCAATTTCTCATTGCTGTCAGAAACGAAGGAGCTCAGCTCACATCAGCAGATGGAGAAACAACAAG TCACTTGATGGGAACATTTTATCGAACAATACGACTTGTGGAGAACGGTATTAAGCCAGTGTATGTGTTTGATGGCAAACCACCGGAAATGAAGTCTGGAGAACTTTCCAAACGAGCAGAAAGACGAGAAGAAGCACAGAAAGCTCTAGAGAAAGCTGAAGAAGCGG GTGATGTGGAGCAAGTAGACAAATTCAATCGACGTTTGGTTAAAGTGACCAAACACCATGCTGATGAATGCAAGCAGCTACTTACTTTGATGGGGATTCCATACATAGAG GCTCCTTGTGAAGCAGAGGCACAATGTGCTGCAATGGTGAAGGCAGGAAAAGTGTTCGCCACAGCAACAGAAGATATGGACGCCCTGACTTTTGGCTCGAGTGTTCTCTTGCGTCATATGACATTCAGTGAAGCTCGCAAGATGCCTATTCAGGAATTCCACTTAAATAAAGTTCTTGAAGGATTGGAACTCTCTCAAAATGAG TTCATCGATCTTTGTATTTTATTGGGGTGTGACTACTGTGATAGTATAAAGGGCATTGGACCGAAGAGAGCCATTGACCTGATTAAACAACACCGAGATTTggaaacaattttaaagaatctCGATAAAAAGAAGTATTCTGTTGCTGATGACTGGATGTACAAAGAAGCTCGACAGCTGTTTATAGAACCAGAAGTTACTGATCCAGAGAAAGTTGAG TTGAAATGGTCAGATCCAGATGAGGAGGGCCTTGTTAAATATTTGTGTGGAGACAAGGCTTTCAATGAGGACAGAGTGAGAAACGGATCAAAGAAGCTAGCCAAGGCTCGAAGTGGAACTACCCAGGGACGGCTTGACACTTTCTTTAAAGTTCTACCTAACACCAATAACGCAGCCAGCAAAAGAAAG